One Primulina huaijiensis isolate GDHJ02 chromosome 5, ASM1229523v2, whole genome shotgun sequence DNA segment encodes these proteins:
- the LOC140976726 gene encoding uncharacterized protein: MEASGAAPTGCYKCGRPGHWSRDCPSNPNSADPSVPDSNFNPNSSLHHPRPPAAAHKPQKAPRTRPKLTPDLLLSDAGIGHVLRHFPRAIKCRGRGYEVDDLGHLLGLYAEWHSRLLPYYSFDQFINKVEHVGATKRVKVCLRDLRDRVEDGVDPTKLRESEVIKDSINEQDTQGDVDESTIFQENLLQNKNTNSCQDILDGTWKNATEETSDSLQVEDAAANVPANQRPGSSAANSNPTQIMSEEQRARIEANKLKALERAAARGRTSRPV, from the exons ATGGAAGCAAGCGGCGCTGCTCCGACTGGATGCTACAAGTGCGGCCgcccaggacattggtcccgcgATTGCCCTTCCAATCCTAATTCAGCCGACCCGTCTGTTCCCGATTCCAATTTCAATCCCAACTCTTCTTTGCATCACCCCAGGCCACCTGCAGCTGCACATAAACCTCAGAAGGCGCCAAGGACCAGGCCGAAACTGACTCCGGACCTCCTCCTTTCCGATGCTGGCATTGGACACGTACTCCGCCATTTCCCTCGTGCTATCAAGTGCCGTGGCCGCGGCTACGAG GTTGACGATCTGGGACACCTGCTTGGACTATATGCTGAATGGCACTCGCGTTTGCTTCCCTACTACTCATTTGATcaatttataaataaagttgAACATGTTGGTGCCACAAAACGTGTCAAG GTCTGCCTTAGAGATTTAAGAGACAGGGTTGAAGATGGAGTAGACCCTACAAAGCTGCGTGAGTCAGAGGTCATTAAAGACTCGATCAATGAACAAG ATACTCAAGGCGACGTAGATGAGTCAACTATCTTCCAGGAAAATTtattacaaaacaaaaacacaaaTAGTTGTCAAGATATTCTTGATGGAACCTGGAAAAATGCCACTGAG GAGACTTCTGATTCTTTGCAAGTAGAAGACGCTGCAGCTAATGTACCGGCTAATCAGAGACCTGGCAGTAGTGCTGCTAATTCTAATCCAACGCAGATCATGTCGGAGGAACAGAGAGCTCGCATTGAAGCCAACAAGTTGAAAGCACTAGAGAGAGCTGCTGCTAGAGGCCGTACTTCACGACCTGTTTGA
- the LOC140977693 gene encoding uncharacterized protein, which translates to MHLMIDAILIMLASATAKNLGVIRIGSPGNMIDRRSFFNEFMHVVGGYAYSLSSIKDGILRNNRRQPFSLIKPFSSGDAHLELAMEYTSKLNHATMFMLLAFPEVNHLIHFGLCNATRGSPSVKFFTARGIESELRYAAREFFLRDDLQECRSPLKNDRMVRGDFGQEKEVLKFIMDYLDASKSWSLDTSFERRRQY; encoded by the exons ATGCATCTGATGATCGACGCCATCTTGATTATGTTGGCATCAGCAACAGCGAAGAATTTAGGAG TGATTAGAATTGGTAGTCCCGGGAACATGATCGATAGGAGATCCTTTTTTAACGAATTCATGCACGTAGTTGGGGGCTATGCCTACTCTTTAAGCTCCATCAAAGATGGCATTCTCCGAAACAACAGAAGACAACCATTCTCATTAATAAAGCCTTTCAGCAGCGGAGACGCACATTTGGAG TTGGCTATGGAGTATACATCAAAACTGAACCATGCTACTATGTTTATGCTGCtggcatttcctgaagtaaatcATTTAATCCATTTTGGACTGTGCAATGCAACGAGAGGAAGCCCTTCGGTAAAATTCTTCACCGCACGAGGCATTGAGTCCGAATTAAGATATGCGGCCAGGGAGTTTTTCCTACGGGACGATCTCCAAGAGTGCCGTTCGCCTCTCAAGAATGATCGAATG GTACGTGGAGATTTTGGGCAGGAAAAAGAAGTGTTAAAGTTCATAATGGATTACTTGGATGCCAGTAAAAGCTGGTCTCTTGACACATCTTTTGAGCGACGGAGgcaatattaa
- the LOC140976725 gene encoding phytosulfokine receptor 1-like, producing the protein MFLDRKRMATQILDLRVVLCLSLLFHFREMTVLKFCIIFVFYGFSLQAKIINSQSLICNPNDLDALVSFWKNLELGVEGWGIDSSSRDCCSWAGITCNSSSSLGLNDTNVTGRVVKLDLGRKGVAGNLSESLGSLDQLRTLDLSHNFIKGPIPGSLFHLPALEVLDLSYNHISGWFPGDINVPSIRVLDVSENSITGPVPLGICSNSTKISVLNLGANYFSRSLPLGLGNCTSLQDFTLAANVLSGRLPEDLFRLSNLRNLALQENMFSGQLSGLIGNLSNLVHLDLSFNEFSGNIPDVFHNFLNMKSFSAQSNYFNGTLPNSLTSSGTLTSLSLRNNSLVGTIDFNCTAMLNLVSLDLATNQFHGKIPDNLPACPRLEAINFAKINFKGQVPESFMNFQSLSDLSLSNSSVLNLTAALDILQHCKNLTTLVLTLNFHGESMPSYPSLQFSGLRALVIANCGLTGIIPQWLKGSTKLQLLDLSWNLLEGTIPSWFGNFSSLFYLDLSNNSFTGHIPEELTTLQTLIYGDITLEEPSPDFTFFVKKNTSLRGYPYKQILSFPPTLELGNNFLTGPIWPDFGNLKELHIFDLKCNNLSGTIPSSLSGMRSLETLDFSFNNLNGTIPPSLSSLSFLSKFSVAHNDLSGPIPPGVQFSTFPNSSFEGNPLLCGEHASPCVPASNIPPEKSKKRPRGATIAMAVGIGLGTLSFLAITFVIILRGKRQKVVDPEMEDAIANEKDFDNLGSSLVILCQNENDKEIFLDDLLKATDNFDQSNIIGCGGFGLVYRAVLPCGMKLAIKRLSGEYYQMEREFHAEIETLSRAQHPNLVHLQGYSKYKNDRLLVYSYMENGSLDYWLHEKNDGPPYLDWKARLQIAQGSARGLAYLHQSCEPHILHRDIKSSNILLNEKFEARLADFGLARLILPYDTHVSTDLVGTLGYIPPEYSQASVATYKGDIYSFGVVLLELLTSKRPMDMCRPKDYRDLISWVLQMKREKREIEVFDLFIYEKQYAEEMLAVFEIACLCLNESPRIRPCTQQLVTWLDNINSTTSFRSHQCKTGCLIPNESSPLLS; encoded by the coding sequence ATGTTCTTAGATCGAAAAAGAATGGCAACACAGATTCTTGATTTGAGGGTGGTGTTGTGTCTGTCCCTTTTATTCCATTTTCGTGAGATGACTGTGCTGAAATTTTGTATTATCTTTGTGTTTTATGGGTTTTCTTTACAAGCCAAGATCATCAATTCTCAGAGCTTGATATGCAACCCTAATGATTTGGATGCATTAGTGAGTTTCTGGAAGAACCTGGAGTTGGGAGTTGAAGGATGGGGCATCGATTCATCTTCACGCGATTGCTGCAGTTGGGCAGGTATCACTTGCAACTCCTCGTCATCTCTTGGTCTGAATGATACTAATGTCACCGGTAGGGTGGTTAAGTTGGATCTTGGAAGGAAAGGGGTTGCCGGGAATCTGTCTGAATCTTTAGGAAGTTTGGACCAGCTCAGAACCCTTGATCTTTCTCACAATTTTATTAAGGGCCCCATCCCTGGATCACTGTTCCATTTGCCAGCGTTAGAAGTCTTGGATTTGAGCTATAATCACATTTCTGGTTGGTTTCCTGGCGACATAAACGTGCCCTCTATCAGGGTTCTTGATGTTTCTGAAAATTCGATAACTGGTCCTGTTCCTCTTGGGATTTGCAGCAATTCAACCAagatttctgttctgaatttGGGAGCCAATTATTTCAGTCGGAGTCTTCCTTTGGGACTTGGGAATTGTACTTCATTGCAGGATTTTACTCTTGCCGCAAATGTTCTTTCTGGCAGATTGCCTGAAGACCTGTTCCGTCTTTCGAATTTGAGAAACTTGGCTCTTCAAGAAAATATGTTTTCTGGGCAGCTCAGTGGCCTCATTGGTAATCTTTCAAATCTTGTTCACTTGGATTTATCCTTCAATGAGTTCTCAGGAAATATTCCAGATGTTTTTCACAACTTCCTGAATATGAAATCTTTTTCAGCTCAATCGAATTATTTTAATGGTACGCTGCCAAATTCATTGACAAGTTCAGGAACTCTTACTTCTCTTAGTTTGAGAAACAATTCTTTAGTTGGTACCATTGATTTCAACTGTACAGCAATGCTTAATCTTGTTTCACTTGATTTAGCTACTAATCAGTTTCATGGTAAGATCCCTGATAACCTTCCAGCCTGTCCAAGATTGGAAGCCATAAATTTCGCCAAGATTAACTTCAAGGGGCAAGTCCCTGAAAGTTTCATGAATTTTCAGTCTCTTTCTGACCTTTCCCTTTCGAACTCTAGTGTTTTGAACCTTACTGCTGCACTGGATATTTTACAACACTGCAAGAACTTGACCACTCTAGTTCTTACATTGAATTTTCATGGTGAATCAATGCCAAGTTATCCTAGTCTACAGTTTTCGGGACTCAGGGCTCTAGTTATTGCTAATTGCGGACTCACTGGTATTATTCCCCAGTGGTTGAAAGGCTCCACAAAATTGCAACTGTTGGATTTGTCATGGAATCTCTTGGAGGGTACCATACCGTCTTGGTTTGGAAACTTTTCATCTTTGTTTTACTTGGATTTGTCAAACAACTCTTTTACTGGGCACATTCCAGAAGAACTTACTACTCTGCAGACCCTTATCTACGGTGATATTACACTGGAGGAACCTTCACCAGATTTTACATTTTTCGTGAAAAAGAACACAAGTCTCAGAGGGTACCCTTATAAACAAATCCTGAGCTTTCCTCCTACCCTGGAACTCGGCAATAACTTTCTTACTGGACCAATCTGGCCAGACTTCGGCAATCTGAAAGAGTTgcatatatttgatttgaaatgCAATAATTTATCTGGAACTATTCCAAGCAGTTTGTCTGGCATGAGGAGCCTTGAGACTTTGGATTTTTCTTTCAATAATTTAAATGGAACAATACCGCCTTCTTTGAGTAGCCTTAGCTTTTTGTCAAAGTTCAGTGTCGCTCACAATGATCTCTCCGGGCCAATTCCCCCTGGAGTTCAGTTCAGTACCTTTCCCAACTCAAGCTTTGAAGGGAACCCACTGCTGTGTGGTGAACATGCTTCTCCTTGTGTCCCAGCCTCCAACATACCACCTGAAAAATCAAAGAAACGACCAAGAGGTGCTACCATAGCAATGGCTGTTGGAATTGGACTAGGAACTCTCAGTTTTCTTGCTATCACCTTTGTCATTATTTTACGGGGGAAAAGGCAAAAAGTCGTGGATCCAGAAATGGAGGACGCTATTGCTAATGAGAAGGATTTTGACAACTTAGGTTCAAGTCTTGTTATCCTTTGTCAGAACGAGAACGATAAAGAAATTTTTCTGGATGACCTTTTGAAGGCTACTGATAATTTTGATCAATCAAATATCATCGGTTGTGGGGGATTCGGTTTGGTCTATAGGGCCGTCCTTCCTTGTGGAATGAAGTTGGCGATAAAACGCCTTTCAGGTGAGTATTATCAGATGGAGAGGGAGTTTCATGCTGAAATTGAGACTCTTTCGAGAGCTCAGCATCcaaatcttgttcatcttcAGGGATATAGCAAGTACAAGAATGACAGGCTGCTAGTATACTCGTACATGGAGAATGGCAGCCTCGATTATTGGTTGCATGAGAAAAATGATGGCCCTCCCTATTTGGATTGGAAAGCCAGGTTGCAGATTGCGCAAGGATCAGCAAGGGGCCTTGCTTACTTGCACCAATCTTGTGAACCTCACATCCTCCACCGAGATATTAAGTCGAGTAACATCCTTTTGAACGAGAAATTTGAAGCTCGTTTGGCTGATTTTGGTCTTGCAAGGCTCATTCTTCCATATGACACCCATGTCTCAACGGATCTTGTCGGAACATTAGGCTACATCCCTCCTGAGTATAGCCAAGCATCTGTTGCCACTTACAAGGgagatatatatagttttggGGTTGTTCTTTTGGAGCTTTTAACCAGCAAGAGACCCATGGACATGTGTAGACCAAAAGATTACCGAGATTTAATCTCATGGGTGCttcaaatgaaaagggagaAAAGGGAAATCGAAGTGTTTGATCTGTTTATTTATGAGAAACAATACGCAGAGGAGATGCTAGCCGTATTCGAGATTGCTTGTCTTTGTTTGAATGAGAGTCCTAGGATAAGGCCTTGTACTCAGCAGTTAGTAACTTGGCTTGACAACATCAACTCGACGACTAGCTTTCGATCACATCAGTGCAAGACTGGTTGTCTTATACCCAATGAATCTTCTCCCCTTTTATCATGA
- the LOC140977692 gene encoding uncharacterized protein codes for MAPKPDIGWEFGDMVGDNRKTVKCKFCEKVVTGGVTRLKEHIAHVTGNVETCYKAPKEISLMLRKHLQDSKAKRNLLKKKKEKVLESIQQSIHGLESDSSSEDASEDIETRELRKVMKESRKTSVFEEEMRNQHGLGFPGASSSFGLNPGLKRDMPRSFSVKDGSQLPSKGIDSFMFPSKRKSIKNWFAVEKVKEVGKAVSKWFIYNAIPFNAADSGPYYQSMINTIAEAGTGIKGPSGRQIGGVYLQDEVDEINNYLNTLKSKWPKYGCTVMCDGWSTRNKHPIINFMIYCDRNMVFHSSVDCSNKTKTADFILSLLNKVIDEIGEENVVQVVTDSEGANKAAGAKLMMERPHLFWSPCAAHCLDLILEDVGKMEKVKKCIEKAKQITSFIYNSDKLVNLMKTFTNDRELLRPGITRFATEFISIESLVRHTSDLKRLCTSAEWEEINNTSRRRKIAEKTVNIIMDARFWKRARDVCAAMEPLVKVLKLVDQDKKPTMSIIYEAMDRAKLAIKENTKDWQSYWDVIDNRWYNQLHQHLHAAAYFLNPLLQYSGTCVYTDEVKRGLKVVIKRLEPDLSAQASAMSEIKLFTDQTGEFGSPLAKMAVKKSLPAEWWNDYGDDAPHLRKIAIKILSQTCSSSGCERNWSTWSLVHTKLRNRLAVEKLHKLVYVHYNMRLRVRNLTCRKEEDDYYSPIDLNHIFHDDDILSEWIRDNEPPVLQDGDLAWLDEGIQELHSDEHNTTTNGQSRAKKNKNVQKSTKSKEIRILSRDDGEDSEDSDDSDDGNDQQGLGKHHRSQDTTHDQSRHDDHHIQGMTWAEGDENYYATQDTDHGYRPGIEEQRRFLASLSEFSSASDKEHSAGSSRPYMGVEEHIRSLGLGGNRKIQMRDNYGSMSYNLDSQHVGYDPIGNQSSGYGYYGDYSARHDSFDTSASDTSGIRHRGFDYGSSHYIGDRYNESESYFDGARNRFPNHSSSIRSGFGRRGPEYGFSSTAASSSGYRGFGYYSRRDETLLQSHSSHSNDHSSNQSNQYP; via the exons ATGGCTCCAAAACCCGATATTGGTTGGGAATTCGGTGATATGGTAGGTGATAATCGAAAGACagtaaaatgcaaattttgtgaaaaagttGTAACCGGAGGAGTTACGAGATTAAAAGAGCATATTGCACACGTTACTGGAAATGTCGAAACATGTTATAAAGCTCCCAAGGAAATATCTTTGATGTTACGAAAACATCTCCAAGATTCGAAGGCAAAAcgaaatttattgaaaaagaaaaaagaaaaagtattAGAATCAATACAACAAAGTATACATGGATTGGAAAGTGATAGTAGCAGTGAAGATGCTTCAGAAGATATTGAAACTCGAGAATTGCGAAAAGTCATGAAGGAAAGCCGTAAAACAAGCGTTTTTGAGGAGGAAATGCGTAACCAACACGGTCTAG GATTTCCTGGTGCTAGTTCATCTTTTGGCCTAAATCCTGGTTTAAAAAGAGATATGCCTCGCAGCTTTAGTGTAAAAGATGGATCTCAATTACCATCAAAAGGGATTGACTCATTTATGTTTCCCTCAAAACGTAAGAGTATAAAAAATTGGTTTGCTGTTGAAAAAGTCAAAGAAGTTGGGAAAGCTGTTTCAAAATGGTTTATATACAATGCTATTCCATTCAATGCAGCAGATAGTGGACCATATTATCAATCCATGATTAATACCATTGCAGAGGCTGGAACTGGAATAAAAGGTCCCTCAGGACGCCAAATTGGTGGGGTTTATTTACAAGATGAGGTGGATGAGATAAATAATTATCTGAATACATTAAAATCTAAATGGCCCAAGTACGGGTGTACAGTTATGTGTGATGGTTGGAGCACGCGCAACAAGCATCCGATcatcaattttatgatttattgtgATCGTAATATGGTATTTCATAGTTCAGTTGATTGCTCCAACAAAACAAAGACAGCTGATTTCATTTTATCTCTATTGAATAAAGTGATTGACGAGATTGGAGAAGAAAATGTTGTGCAAGTTGTTACTGATAGTGAAGGTGCAAATAAGGCTGCAGGTGCAAAATTGATGATGGAAAGACCACATTTGTTTTGGTCTCCTTGTGCAGCACATTGTCTTGACCTCATTTTGGAAGATGTTGGTAAGATGGAAAAGGTAAAAAAGTGTATTGAAAAAGCCAAACAAATCACAAGTTTCATATACAACAGTGATAAACTTGTGAATTTGATGAAAACATTTACCAATGATCGTGAATTGTTAAGACCAGGAATAACCCGCTTTGCTACAGAATTTATTTCTATTGAAAGTCTTGTTCGGCATACTTCAGATTTGAAGAGATTGTGCACTTCTGCGGAGTGGGAAGAAATCAATAATACCAGCAGAAGAAGAAAAATAGCCGAAAAAACTGTTAATATTATCATGGATGCAAGATTTTGGAAGAGAGCTCGTGATGTTTGTGCTGCAATGGAACCACTTGTAAAAGTTTTGAAACTTGTTGATCAAGACAAAAAGCCAACAATGTCAATTATCTATGAAGCAATGGATCGGGCAAAATTGGCAATAAAAGAAAATACTAAAGATTGGCAATCATATTGGGATGTCATCGATAATCGTTGGTACAATCAATTACACCAACATTTGCATGCTGCAG CATATTTTCTAAATCCATTACTTCAGTATTCTGGAACTTGTGTTTATACTGATGAGGTCAAACGAGGATTAAAGGTTGTAATAAAGAGACTTGAACCAGACTTAAGTGCGCAAGCTTCGGCGATGAGTGag ATTAAATTATTCACTGATCAGACAGGTGAATTTGGATCACCACTCGCAAAAATGGCTGTGAAAAAATCTCTCCCAG cTGAATGGTGGAATGACTATGGTGACGATGCTCCACACCTTAGAAAAATTGCAATCAAAATTCTAAGCCAAACATGCTCATCTTCGGGATGCGAGAGAAATTGGAGTACATGGTCTCTTGTACACACAAAGCTTCGTAATCGTTTGGCTGTAGAGAAGCTGCACAAATTAGTTTATGTTCATTACAACATGCGGCTCAGGGTACGAAATTTGACATGTAGAAAAGAAGAAGATGACTATTACAGTCCGATAGACCTCAATCACATTTTTCATGATGATGATATCTTAAGCGAGTGGATAAGGGATAATGAACCGCCGGTGTTACAAGATGGCGATTTGGCATGGCTAGATGAAGGAATTCAAGAATTACATTCCGATGAACACAACACAACTACTAACGGTCAGAGTCGtgcaaaaaagaataaaaatgttcagaagtcaacaaaatcaaaagaaataagAATTCTATCTAGAGATGATGGAGAAGATAGTGAAGATAGTGATGATTCAGATGATGGAAATGATCAACAAGGACTTGGAAAGCATCATAGATCACAAGATACAACGCATGATCAAAGTCGTCACGATGACCATCATATCCAAGGTATGACATGGGCAGAAGGTGATGAAAATTATTATGCAACACAAGATACTGATCATGGTTATCGCCCTGGGATTGAGGAACAACGTCGCTTCTTGGCAAGTTTGTCAGAATTCTCTAGTGCTAGTGATAAAGAACATTCAGCTGGATCTTCTCGACCATATATGGGTGTCGAAGAACATATAAGATCCCTCGGATTGGGGGGAAACCGGAAAATTCAAATGAGAGATAATTATGGATCGATGAGTTATAATTTGGACTCTCAACATGTTGGGTATGATCCGATTGGAAATCAATCATCTGGATATGGATATTATGGTGATTATAGTGCTAGACATGATTCTTTTGATACATCAGCATCCGATACAAGTGGAATTAGACATCGTGGATTTGATTATGGATCGTCTCATTATATCGGTGATAGATACAATGAATCTGAGAGTTATTTTGATGGTGCTCGCAATAGATTTCCTAATCATTCATCATCTATAAGGAGCGGTTTTGGACGTCGTGGTCCTGAGTATGGATTTTCGAGTACGGCTGCTAGTTCTAGTGGATATCGTGGATTCGGGTATTACAGTCGACGTGACGAAACACTTTTACAgagtcattcatctcattccaatGACCACTCATCCAACCAGTCAAATCAATATCCCTAG